AAAAAAAGAAGGACACGCTCCATGGCCACATTCGTGAATTTTATTGCTGATGCCGCTGCAGACCCTGCTCTAGCAAAAGAAGCGGTGCAAGAGATCAACAACGGAAACTCCCAGAGCCTCCAAAGCTTTTTCTCAAAAAAAGGCTATAATCTTTCCATCGAAGAATGTGAGACATTGATCAAAAACGCTCATCACATTGGACAAGAGAAGCTTACAGAAAACGTACGTTCTTATTAAATATCTAGTCTGCCTTATTCTATTCTTTTCCTTCTTCTCTATCTCAAGCGAAGAGGCAAAAGAAAGAACGAGTTTTGGAAGATACGAATTCACAGATCCTCTAATACCAATTAAGCTGCATAAAGAATGGAGATTTTCCTCTCAGGATAATCCCTCAAATTCTCAATCAGAATTAGATGATTCCACCTGGTTCCCGCTCGCAACAAACGACGAATGGAACCGTCACCCGGAATTCGAAGAACACCATGGGATAGGCTGGTACCGTTCCCGCATCCATATCTCCGAAAATGCTCTGCATCCGGGGTTAGGACTGCTCATGCCAGTCCGTGCATTCGGATATGAATTATTCTTAAATGGTAAGGAGATCTACTCCTCTGAGTTTGATCCGAATACGAAATCATTCAGCAAGAATAACGCAAAACCAGTCCTCATTCCGATCCCCGATGAGATATTAAAATCGGGAGAGAATTTCATCGCAATTCGAGGTTACTCGGAAGATAATCTTTCTTCTTTCGAAGGAGATATTTTATTCGGGAGAACCTTGGACCTTTCGCAGGAACAAAACTCCAGAACGATCCGCATCATCTCGATCATTGCAGTTCAACTCTTTCTATTTGTTTATAGTTTAGTTCTTTTTGCCAATAGAAGGAACGAGGCCTATTATCTTCATTACAGTTTGTTAAATATCCTCTTAGCACTGTGGCTTTTAGGGTTCAAAGGATATATAAGCCTAATCACAGAATCCAAGACATATTATATTTATTGTACATTTATCTCAGCGATGCTAATCAACCTTTCCTTATTGAGGTTCGTGTATACTTTCTTTTCGCAAAAAAGAGATAAAGCCCATGACGGGATCGTATTCTTTTATACGTTAATCGTGTCCGAGATCTTAATAGAGTATTGGTTTACCGGATCGATTTTGTATTTCATGAAATATTTATATGATCCGTTTATCGCTTCAGTCCCGCTTACTCTCCTATTTCTAATCTACAAAGTAACTTACTTTTCCATCAAAAAATATGCATTCGCATTTTCCTTGCTCATTGCTCTTCTTGCAGTATTCGCTTTCTTTGTTCACGGGATCTTTATTTTCACAGATGTTCTTGCGGACGACCCTATGGTAAATGAAGGCTTCTTCGTGATGAGCCTGATCTTTTCGTTCGTTCTTGCTAAGAGATATTCTAATACGTTCCATACTCTTGAGTCCACGCAAGCCTCTCTAAAGTCTTTGAATGAATCCTTAGAAACAAAGGTGATCGAAAGGACCCAAACGATTGCCGCTCAAAAAGAAGAGATAGAGCAAAAGACAAGGATCCTAGAAAGAGATCTAGCGATCGCGGCAAAGATCCAATCTTCTCTTTTACCTTCCGATCTACCTAAGATTCCTAATATTAGATTGGCTTATAGATACGAGCCTATGTTAGATGTGGGCGGAGATTTCGTAGATTCAGTAGTAGACAGAACAGGAAGAGCTATCGGAATCTTTATCTGCGATGTAACAGGCCACGGAACAGGAGCCGCAATGGTAGCTTCTATGGTGAAAATGGCTCTTGCCGATTGGACTGATTATCTAAGTGATCCAGGGCATATGCTCACCAAGATGAGAGCCCAATTGATCGGAAAGTTAAACGGAAATTTTTTAACCGCCACGATAGCTACCTTCTTTCCGGAAACAGGAAGATTGCTGATCGCGAATGCAGGTCATCCGGAGACAGTAATCCTTCGCAGAAATTTTCCTAAACCGGAATTGTTTCGTCCTTCCGGAATGGCGATCACTGAGCTGATGAAGACTCCTTATCATACGGAAATTACCGTCATGGGACCTGGAGATAAATTGGTTCTCTACACTGACGGTCTTCCTGAGGCGAGAAAGCCTAATGGCGATTTTTACGGAGATGAGAAGTTCTTAGAATTATTAAGCGAATGCGCTGGTTTAGATCCGGATCCTTTTTGTTCTACGGTTATACAACAGATCCGAAGCTTTACCCAAGATAAGAACAACTCTCACGACGATATGGCAATGATCGTCTTGGAATATTTGGGCAAGGCGGAAAATATTACCGCTTAGATCGCGATACCGAACAGAAGTTGCAATTGAGCTCCATACGGATTCGTATGTTGCTTCGCTTCTTTCGCAGGCTCATTCCAATCTTTTTGAAATTCACGAGCATCCCAGGCTGCATTGCTATCGTAGGCATCCCTTACAATATGAACGGGACGATTCGGATAAAACAATATATTTGCTCCCATGTGAATAAAGAAGCCGGAAGGAAATATATATCTAAACCCGGAACCTGCAGAAACATAAAGTTTCTGCTGAGAAACGTTCCAAGCATAATCTGTATAAATTCCTGTAGGATAAAGAGTCTCGGATTTTCTCTGCTTTTCTAGATAGCTTTCGACCCCTACTCCTCCCGCAAAATAGTACGGACTTGAAAAAGGAAACCATTCCAGTTGGATGCTTGTTTGTCTCTGGATCTTTTCTGAATTCACCAGTGTGAAGGTGCCCGATAAATTTGTTTGCACCCCGCTTAGATCTAAATCGAATCTTTGGATCTGTCTTTGCTCTTGCCATTGTAAGGAAAGAGCCAGCTTCGAAGAAAACTGATACCCAGCTCCGAACCAACTCAATCCGTTTGCCGTAAAACCTCCCGCAAATATCTTACGTTTCGCTCTTCGATCTGCTTGTTCCAGTTCTCCCGGGATGGGAGGAAGTTCCTTTTCCTGTGCATAAGAAACACTGGAAATTAGAATTAAAAAAGCGATCCAAGATACTTGCAGAAGGTTTTTTTTCATAGAATAGGTCTCAAGTCCGAGCCAGGATTCAATCTTTCAAAAGAAAGGTCAAGCTACTCGGAAGAAACATATACATCTGCGCCTTTTCTCAGGAATTCTTCGGATTTTTCTTTCAATCCTTCTTCCATCGCTTCTTCGCTAGAGATTCCCTTCTCTTCTGCATACTTTCTAAGTTCCTGTGTCAAATGCATGGAACAAAAATGAGGCCCGCACATAGAACAGAAATGTGCAGTCTTCATTCTATCTTGGGGAAGTGTCTCGTCATGAAATGACTGAGCAGTATCAGGATCCAAAGATAGAGCAAATTGGTCTTCCCATCTGAATTCAAAGCGAGCCTTGCTCAATAAATCATCCCTTTGCTTTGCACCAGGATGTCCCTTAGCCAAATCCGCCGCGTGTGCTGCGATCTTATACGCGATCACTCCTTGCTTTACATCCTCTCTATCAGGCAAACCCAAATGTTCCTTTGGAGTTACATAACAAAGCATCGCAGTTCCATGCCAGCCTATCATAGCCGCACCAATGGCAGAAGTGATATGATCGTAACCGGGAGCGATATCCGTGACAAGAGGTCCTAACGTATAAAATGGAGCCTCCTTACAGATCTCCATTTGCAGATCCACATTCTCTTTGATCTTATCCAAAGGAACATGTCCGGGCCCTTCTATCATTACTTGAATATCTTCTTTCCAAGCGATTTGGGTTAATTCTCCGAGAGTCCTAAGCTCTGCAAACTGAGCCTCGTCATTCGCATCCGCAATGCTTCCAGGTCTCAAACCGTCTCCCAAGGAGAAGGAAACCCCGTATTTCTTCATGACCTTGCAGATCTCTTCAAAGCCGGTATAAAGAAAATTCTCTTGATGATGAGCAAGGCACCATTTTGCGATAATGGAACCTCCCCTCGAAACGATACCGGTCACTCTCTTCGCAGTCAGAGGAATGTATCTCAGCAGAACTCCAGAATGGATTGTGAAATAATCCACACCTTGTTCCGCTTGCTCTTCTAAGGTTTCTAAGAACACGGAAAGACTCAGATTCTCTGCCTTCCCTTTTACTTTTTCGAGAGCTTGGTAAATAGGAACAGTACCGATTGGGACAGGAGAATTTCGGATAATCCATTCTCTGGTCTCGTGGATATTCTTTCCGGTAGAAAGATCCATCACCGTATCAGCTCCCCATTTTGTCGCCCAGCGTAACTTCTCCACTTCCTCTTGTATGGAAGAAGAAAGAGCCGAATTCCCGATATTCGCATTGATCTTGACTAAGAAGTTTTTGCCGATAATCATCGGCTCCAATTCTAAGTGATTCTTATTGGAAGGAATGATCGCTCTTCCCCTCGCAATCTCGCTTCTTACAAACTCAGGATCCATTCCTTCCCTAAGAGCGACGTATTTCATCTCTTCGGTTATCAATCCTTGCTTTGCGAAATGCATTTGAGAATGGTTTTTGACCGGATTCTGACCGGATTCTCTGGCTCTTACCCATTTTTCTCTGAGCTTGGGAATTCCTACTGTCCAGTCGGAAGGATTCCAGCCGTCTTTCCAGGGACCTTCCGTGCTATAAGCGCTGTAAACAGTGCCATCGGTTAATTTGATTTCTTTTCTTGGGATCTCGAACTCGGAAGAGACCGTCTGTTGATTGGATTCCATAACTTACTCCCTATGTTGAGGGGAATATCCGGAATCATGATCTAGGCAGAAGAAGAAGGATTCGAAAAAAGTTTATGCGAAAATTGTAATCTTCGGGATCCGTTACTTACGAAAACCAAATAGACTTCTTTCTTTCCGTTTCCCTTCGCAGGCATTATCCTGATCAGGTTCCGGGGACTCTCTCAGAGACGAATGTTCGTCCCACCCCCAACGGTTCCTTCCAGTAGATTCCGTGTTACGGAACTTGCAAGGAGTTTTCATATTTGAAAATTTGAATGAAAAAGACGAACTATCGTTCGTTAGTTTGTCACGAAAAAATACATTCTAGTCACAGGATCGGTTTTGCGGCGTTAAAATTCCGGCGCTATATTATTTTATCTAACTATTGTTCAAAATAAAATCTGATCTAACGGGACTTTTTTCTCTTACTCAGAATATCTGTTTGACACTCAGGTCCCGATCGTTAGAGTCCTGTCCAATGCTTGGCCCAGTATAGACATAAAATGGTTCAAGTGAAAATCTCTCTACAATACGAAAAGTTTAAGGAGCTATTTAAATGGTTCGTAACATTACGAAAGCTTTGTTAGTTTTCGCCGTCCTGTCATCTACTGCCGGCTTAAGCGCAAAGAGCTATGTCACCGGAGGTTTGGGACTCCAATTCGACTTAGGAAGTTTGGGGCAAACAATTGCAACAGACGGTTTGGATGCATCTAGCAACTACTCATCTACTGCAACAGATGGTACCCCAGGTATTTTGCAACGTCGTGCAATCATTCCTGAAAACAGATTGCTAACTCTGCAACATACTACTGATGGTTTGATCAAAACCAAAGCAAATGGTGCAATGTCCGGTATTGTGATGTCCTTAGGATATGAGCAAGACTTCGGAAAGGCTTTCTTCTGGAGAGTCAATGCGCACTACACTCGTAAAGTGAGCGGCGGTCAAACTACTGCGTCTTTCTTAGGATATCAGTTCTATGAT
Above is a window of Leptospira semungkisensis DNA encoding:
- a CDS encoding PP2C family protein-serine/threonine phosphatase; this encodes MDKRSLQKTYVLIKYLVCLILFFSFFSISSEEAKERTSFGRYEFTDPLIPIKLHKEWRFSSQDNPSNSQSELDDSTWFPLATNDEWNRHPEFEEHHGIGWYRSRIHISENALHPGLGLLMPVRAFGYELFLNGKEIYSSEFDPNTKSFSKNNAKPVLIPIPDEILKSGENFIAIRGYSEDNLSSFEGDILFGRTLDLSQEQNSRTIRIISIIAVQLFLFVYSLVLFANRRNEAYYLHYSLLNILLALWLLGFKGYISLITESKTYYIYCTFISAMLINLSLLRFVYTFFSQKRDKAHDGIVFFYTLIVSEILIEYWFTGSILYFMKYLYDPFIASVPLTLLFLIYKVTYFSIKKYAFAFSLLIALLAVFAFFVHGIFIFTDVLADDPMVNEGFFVMSLIFSFVLAKRYSNTFHTLESTQASLKSLNESLETKVIERTQTIAAQKEEIEQKTRILERDLAIAAKIQSSLLPSDLPKIPNIRLAYRYEPMLDVGGDFVDSVVDRTGRAIGIFICDVTGHGTGAAMVASMVKMALADWTDYLSDPGHMLTKMRAQLIGKLNGNFLTATIATFFPETGRLLIANAGHPETVILRRNFPKPELFRPSGMAITELMKTPYHTEITVMGPGDKLVLYTDGLPEARKPNGDFYGDEKFLELLSECAGLDPDPFCSTVIQQIRSFTQDKNNSHDDMAMIVLEYLGKAENITA
- the thiC gene encoding phosphomethylpyrimidine synthase ThiC; this encodes MESNQQTVSSEFEIPRKEIKLTDGTVYSAYSTEGPWKDGWNPSDWTVGIPKLREKWVRARESGQNPVKNHSQMHFAKQGLITEEMKYVALREGMDPEFVRSEIARGRAIIPSNKNHLELEPMIIGKNFLVKINANIGNSALSSSIQEEVEKLRWATKWGADTVMDLSTGKNIHETREWIIRNSPVPIGTVPIYQALEKVKGKAENLSLSVFLETLEEQAEQGVDYFTIHSGVLLRYIPLTAKRVTGIVSRGGSIIAKWCLAHHQENFLYTGFEEICKVMKKYGVSFSLGDGLRPGSIADANDEAQFAELRTLGELTQIAWKEDIQVMIEGPGHVPLDKIKENVDLQMEICKEAPFYTLGPLVTDIAPGYDHITSAIGAAMIGWHGTAMLCYVTPKEHLGLPDREDVKQGVIAYKIAAHAADLAKGHPGAKQRDDLLSKARFEFRWEDQFALSLDPDTAQSFHDETLPQDRMKTAHFCSMCGPHFCSMHLTQELRKYAEEKGISSEEAMEEGLKEKSEEFLRKGADVYVSSE